TAAAGTTATTTTATTCAATTTTTGAAAAAAAATCCTTAGACATCAACTTTAAACTAACTATAAGCAATAACATAAATCGGACATGGGAATTCACTTATACTGGATTCAACCCAAACGATTTAAAAGATATTACCCTTAGCGAAACTCAAGAAAATCCATCCATATCTTCTGCTGTAAAAACAGTTGTCCAGCACGCTCTTGAGAACAACATTGACTTTGCGAAAAGTATGGGCAAAAAATTTAACTCTGAAATAGATAAGGATGCATTTTTAAGCAAAGTATACAACTACATAGTCAGCGGACTTCCACCCGAAGCAGACACTAGACGTATATTCATTCCAGCATCAAGATCTCTAGTAAACACTATTTCAGACAATTCATTCTGGATGACAGAAAACAATGTTGACTTTTTGCTAAATAAATTTGGCCAGATATACTCACGTCAAATTAAAAAAGACACTGAAGACGCGCCCATAGAGTGTTATCAGCTCAGCAGTATCATTAAAGGAAATATTGAAAGATCAAACAACGAATACTTTATTAATGAGAATGGAAGAACTGTCGCTCTATCCAATGCATCATCAGGACAACAAGCAGCAACACCTATTCTAATTGGCTTAAATAGAGTACAAAACAAAGATATATTTCATGCTTTCATCGAAGAACCAGAAGCCCACATATTCCCCGAAGCCCAA
This genomic interval from Desulfovibrio sp. JC010 contains the following:
- a CDS encoding AAA family ATPase, translated to MKLLIENFYNIKHAELDFKKFNILIGPQAAGKSLIAKVLYFMEDRILHYSAHELADPDIETKEFNKDSLKLFYSIFEKKSLDINFKLTISNNINRTWEFTYTGFNPNDLKDITLSETQENPSISSAVKTVVQHALENNIDFAKSMGKKFNSEIDKDAFLSKVYNYIVSGLPPEADTRRIFIPASRSLVNTISDNSFWMTENNVDFLLNKFGQIYSRQIKKDTEDAPIECYQLSSIIKGNIERSNNEYFINENGRTVALSNASSGQQAATPILIGLNRVQNKDIFHAFIEEPEAHIFPEAQYLLTRYISEIHNHAETKITLTTHSPYILTAVNTLIYAGTVGKQSEAKAAKVKEIIPEDQWLNSEDVAAYMVEADGAVRSIMDEETGLIEADSIDDVSDVIGAEFNKLLDIEFDEEGHDE